TAGTGCGCTGGAAACAGCAGAGAGAGCAACACTGGGGTTGGGAGCACTTATTTCTGAGGGAACCAATAAAACAGAGGGACTGCTCTGCACCCAGTGTGACACACTTGATGGAAGGCAGCAAACATTGCTGCAAGTGATGAGGAGTGCAAGAGCAGTGGCCTGTCTGGGTGAGGGTTTGGATGCTGGGAATGTACCAGGGTGCAGAGATGCCTCAGGCAACGGAGAGCAGACAGCCAGCTCTTGCTGAAACTTGGGAAGTAAATGCTTATGGAGGTTTTGTAAAATATGGTGGCTGCCATGGGGAGGTAAAGGGTTCATTAGAATCCTtagaaaagcagggaaataaaaCTTCCCATGCAGAGAGTAAGGATGGGTTctgagagcaggcagagatCAGAACTGAAGGGATTTCTGTAGTCCCTGATGTCATTAACTCCTCCGCtcctaaagaaaaagaacctgATTGTTTATTTACATATCCAACTGAATATCCAGCACAGAGGAACACATTCTGCTGCCTCCAAAGGCAAAAATTCTGAGAGAGAATGAAAATACCTAAAATCTGGACACCACTGGGGTGTGGCcacagctctcttcacagagagcagcaggcaccagTTCCCAAGGATTTGTCCTAAGGAAAAGCAGtgagaagctcagagaagaggagaaaacaattcttgtcTCTAGTCACTGCTCCTGTTcttgcacatgtggaatgtgtcaTGGAGATTGTTTATGCAAAGTGATATGTTAATTGGACAGTGGTGAAAGTTGTTTTGATTCCTTTTGAATGGGTCAAAATCGTGCCCTGGCTGTCTCAGACAGTCATGGGTATCTCTTTCTTTAAtgtagtattctttaatatagtttttGTTTAGTGTGTAATTTAGTATAGTATTAGTGTAATATAACATAGCTTAGTAAAGCAATTGTTCAGTATTcctgaatcatggagtcaaagCTCATTATTCCCTGGCTGGGGGATCACCTGCATCTGCTATACTGGGGTTATGGATTGTGTCcctaaaagtaatttaaaacaatatCGCATTCATAGTCTCTATTTTGAGCTGTGCTTGGTGCCCCAGAAAGGAAAGGGGCAGATGGTGTAAGAGCAGGCAGGAGACATGTACTCCGATAATGTAAAAAGCTGGGAAGAGCAGCTTTGGGAAATGCTTGAGCTGTTGGGCTTTAGCAGTGATGGAAAATCTCTTGACTGCTGTCAAAATGCTCttgaggcagcactgcagcccctttcagagctgagggcagcctcagtgcccagagaggagctggagcttGCTCTCTGCCCCATGCACACacagaagcaggagcagctgtcccCTCCAGTGCTGGCATGTGCAGCTGTCCCCTCCAGTGCTGGCATGtgcagctgtcccctcctgtgctggcacttgcagctgtcccctcctgtgccgGCATGTGCAGGtgtcacctccagtgctggcaCGTGCAGGtgtcacctccagtgctggcaTGTGCAGGTGTCACCTCCAGTGCCGGCATGTgcaggtgtcccctcctgtgctggcacctcagggagcccctggaggcagagctgagggggctgagccctgcaggagctccagggagcagctctgggggctgaCAGAgccacaggatggtttgggttgggagggactgTGGTGGCGTTCTCAGGGGTCCcaggagagggaagagatgggaatgttgactccgtgtttcagaaggctgatttattattttatgatatatattaaaagaaaattatatactaaaactatactaaaagaatagaagaaaggatttcatcagaaggcttgaaaggaataaaaggaatgataataaaatcttgtgactgaccagagagtctgagccagctgactgtgattgggcattaattagaaacaaccacatgagaccaatcccagatgcacctgttgcattccacagcagcagataaccattgtttacattttgttcctgaggcctctcagcttctcaggagaaaaaatcctaaggaaaggatttttcagaaaatgtgtctgtggCAAGGGACCTTAactcccacccagtgccacccctgccatggcagggacacctccactgtcccaggtgctccaggctccatccaacccggccttgggcactgccagggatccagggcagccacagctgctctgggcacctgtgccagggcctgccaccctcacagggaggaatttcctcCATAAATCCAGTACAAACCTGCTCAACACAGGACTGACAGCAATAAGTGAGCTGAGGGGCTGCTTAAGCTGCTCTGGAATGCAAGAGCTGCTCTATTACAGTGATTGCTCTGCCACTGATCATTAAAATTCACCAGTAAATATTAATGTTGGTTGCTTAGCCAACTTTCCCAAGTAATTGATGGATTTTCTCTCTTGGGTGTTTCCAGACTTATCACTCTGGGGACTTAATTTTCAGTATGTAATCTATGCTGGATAATTCAGGCCAAATTAATGTAGAGGAAATAAAAGCTGATTGTACATTAACTGTTTGTTAAATCTCCAGAGGTACAGAAGCACCACTTAGGAAGCCAAAATTTACAACTCCTGCCCAAACCCATCTGGTGCTTTTGCTGCCCAGGAGGCAGAGCCCCCTCAAGCACAGGAtgtctgtgcccagcctgtccaggAGGGTCCAGGCTCCTCAGGATCTTCATTTTgccatcccttccctctccagAGACACAGCAATGATCTGTTTTCATAGCACCATTCAGGCTTTCTTGGTGAGAACTCACATAAGCAGGCTACAAAATGTGCTGCCATGAAAATGTCAGTCTTAGAGCgattaattttggttttatgaGGTAATATTCCCTTTAAAACATTCTGTTCTGGTGGTCACCTGAGAAATACTGCTGTCACCTGCAAGGGTTGAGTGGAGAAGTGGAACATTTGGTTCCATTGGAACCAAATGGCTTGGTTCTATGAAATTTaatatagaagaaaaaataaatcagagatGCCTCATTTCTAGTTCAGAGGTACTTGGCCAGATACTCCCATTCTGCACTGCCTTGgttcctggttttattttattttctcttcattttagGCTTTGCCAGGTATTTCACAGGTCCAGGGTCAGAtttcctgctgcagtcacaTTGTACAACACTATTGTACTTTACACATTGCCCTGATTTTAATTTTGGCCAGCAGCTAGAGAGACAAAAAAGAAGCTTCACCATATCCTCAAtggcctggagctgggagccagggaTTCATCACAGGACACCCATCCAGCCAGGCAGAGACAGACTCATTTGCAAATGAGCAGCCCAAACTCAGCCTGCATGGTTTGAGGGATGGAAAAAGTTTGCAGGATAATTTATTAGTGCCATTGTCTGCAGCTTTCCAGATGTTCTTGTCCTGGAGCATCCACAGAGGAGAAGCTCCCAAATACATCAATAAAATAGTTTAGAGATGTTTTTCTGCTAGGAGGCATGAAGCTGGAAAAATTAAAGGTGTTCTTCCAGAAGTGATTTAAATTAATGAATGACTTCAGATCAAGgccagagggagggaaaaatgtcagcacagcctttcctgcttGTATTGAGGCAGAGCAGGTCTCTAACCACTGCTGCATGCAGGGAAATgagagataaaaataataaggtaatagataaaataataaatattaaaaatagaaaataataatatcTAATGataaaaaatagattaaaatgtataaaaatagataaaactaataagagagaaaataatagagaaaataatgataataataatagataaaaattaataatagaTAGAAATAATCTTTCCCTTGGGATGGGAGATACTTCCCTGAATGCCCAGAGAGGATCCCAGGGATAGTTCTGTAATGCTCAGTGCAAACAAATGCTCTCTAAGCTGATGATAttcatgcaaatattttgtgaaatgcTGCCACTCATCCAgcatgacaaaaatattttccttagaaCACACCATTGGAAAGAGGGAGGTGTTTTCACTGGACTCatttaaacaaataattaaaCAAAGAACGGACCAAaaaccagctcctgcctgtTGGGGTTTAATGCCAGAAGAGTGAAAGGAAAGATGAGAGCTGCTTTCATCCCTCAAGCCCTTTCATGTCTTTTGGATGGCATCAAGAATCAATaaacatcagaaaaaatatCCCTCATAGGTAATAAAGGTGATTCAAGGCATGTCCAGCCCAGATGAAAATCCATCCCCCACCTGCATTTACTGGGCAGCAGGAAAGAGTGAAAGCCTGTATCAGACCTTGAGTACCAGTCTGAATAATTGACATTAAGATTTGTTGAAATGGAACAATTTGACTGACCCACTTTTGGACTTCAGGCAAGTTTATCTCACGTAAAGAACTATTTTGCGTTTATGCTGATGTTTTTAGGAGCTCTGTCTGCCTGCCAGCTCACCTTCCCACAGacaaattcacagaaaataatgCACAGTATTAATGCCAGGATCCCCCAACTTGATTTGGCCTCCACTGATTTCAGCATTGAGCAAAGGAAGCTCTTTTTCCTAATCACCACATTAATTTGAATATAAACTTCTCATTGTCAGGTTTGTAGGCAGATATCTGCATTTGTCCTAATCAGGGATTCACTTGCAGCTGTAGGTTTAAAACTTCCTCGAGAGTAATCCCAGTACAGAGTTGTGTGTTGGTTATAAAAAAGCCCAAAGCCCCTAAGCCTCATTTAAGGGCTGATGTTGACAGAAACCTGGCTCAGACCCCACTGACATGAGGCAGTTCCAGGTCTCTGGGGAgaccctgagctgctcagctgtgtgccctgcactgctgaaagcaagaaaaagaaaccaccaTCGAACTGAAATAGCTGGAGCTCGCAGGAGAATCTGTCTCTCTCAAATAATCACCTTGGGGTGTCTCTGTTTAATAACAGAGAGCAATCACTGCACACTGCAGATACTGAGAGAACATTTTTAAAACCTCACACCTAAAagctcagctttttccttttcctgtgtcaTAGCCCTCGCTCACAGAAGTTCCTGGGGGCACTAATGCAAGGGTTTAGAAATGActcaaaacacaaacacacaattTATCCTGAAGGAAAGCACAGGGTGTTTCCTGAAAGCACATCACTGGACCATAAAATGCGAGCTGTGATGCTGCActgggggcagggacagaagagAGAAGTGCCTGTGAATCTGTCTCTACTTCCCTGAGCATTGTGTGATTAGCTGCCCCCTTTGGACCTAacctttattcctttaaaaaacccaGGGACTCAATTACACCTCTTGCCTCACTTTGAGGCTAAGTGAAAATACATCAGGACAGGGAAGTGACAGAAAAGCTTTTAGTCTACTTCAGCTGacaacaaaatgtatttttgtccCACTCTCTCTCAGCAAAGCCATTGAAATTCACATCAGGGGATGGTTTTAGATCCTATTGCACCTGTTAGTTCTGGTGTTTAAACAAATTCTTCACGATGCTGATGTACCTGAGGGAATATCAGCAAGGACAGAGCAGAAGAAAGCAAACTCAGCCCCTCATGTAGGATTTACCTGGTTTGGAGGGGGCTGCAGATCATGCAGAATTCTGCACAGCAATATTAATTATTGCAGAGACTCTGGCTATTTAGTGCATTATCACAGCCCAAAGAGGCATTCCTGCTATGATTTACCTTGTAAGCACTGCTCTTAGTAGCTGCATTTACAGCTTTGTAAATGCTCCTCATTGCACAGCCATTACCAGTGCCATTAAACTCATTTAACCATGCTCTCACCACTGGAGTATTACAGAAATGTGGCAGCAGAAGTAGTGTaacttttcctctttatttctgCAAAGAGGAAAAGTCACACTACTTAATACATTATGGCTAAacatgtatttatttgcattacAGCTCTTTATAACTCCTGAGAAATGTCAGTATTAAATACTGAAAGtgttaaataaatatatgttcAAAAACCCAGTTGGCTTCTTCAGTATAATCACTTGATAAAAGTAAGGATGGAAGAGATTAATAATATTGATTAGTTATAAGCCAGTACACCTTGTGTTAAAAGCAAGCTCCTTTTAATGGCAGATAGGAGATCACAAGCActggtttgaaaaaaaaaaaaaaaagttgaaaaagtTTCTTAGGTGATAATTCTGCATTATCACCTGCCGCAGAAACCTCTGTTAAAATAAGGGCCATACAGAAACAAGGTCAATATTTCTGCTCCACTCTTTAGCCATAGCACAGaagctgctgcacagcttctccacACTAAATCTTGTAGTACTTAAACTtcagaaattcccagctggaatgcaCTCACAACTGATTTATTGCCATTTACTTTTGGAAATCCCAAATACAGCAGAGGCTGCTTTCATCACTtcatggaaaatgtaaatccaCTTACTGATAATGAATTCCTGTGGCATCTcttccaggagctctgtgtgcctcCCCTGCCAGCTTTCACCCAAAATgttgctgcaggggctgggtttTTGTGTGATAATCCTTGTTCTCCATTAGCCTGAAATTAGATCAGCTGTGCTCACCCCTTTTGGGATCAGTAGCACAGGAGTTTCCTTTCAGTGTTTAAAACAAGGAGACTTCAGCTGATGCTGAAAATAAACTGGTCAAAAATCAAAATGGAACTATTTCCCATCAGGGTAATTCACAGAAGCAGAGCTGTTGCACTGAAATTCCAAGGGAGGTCATTCAGACCAGAATGGAATTAGGAAAGGAGCAAATTAGGAAGGAGCAATTCACCCACTCAATAATAACCCTGCTTCTTTGGGCATTTCTTCACATGAGAAGGTTGGAAGCTTCAAAAGAGCAAGGGTGGATGCAAAATTGTACTGGCACTCATTCTCCCACAGGCTGGCAAAAGTTTTTATACACTGAGATGTAACAAGAGATTTTTCCATCAGCATATTCTTAAACTTATGAGTTTTATTAacacaagaaattaaaaatatttctcagccTTTATGAAATGGAACTCCTGTTTCCCAAACAAGCCTCAGAAATAGgatctttctccctttcccctgtGCAATGATTTTGAGGAAGCCAGCTCCAGTCTTTTCCACACTCAGTGATAGAGGATGTTTAAGGTGCTTTATCTTTGTTGAACAATGCTGCAGATATGAATCCCATCACATTCACTCCATGAACAAGTTTTACACCTCTTAGATTACAGTGACACTGTGACATTGCTGTAAcattcttttccccttccttttttaCTGTGTTATATTGGTTTCAGCAGGAGCCCACATCTGCAACTTTCATTGTGGCTTCAACCTGTTGGGCTGGGAATGAAGATGAAATGGGTTTTTCTATGCACAAATGCTCTGTGATGCTGATAAGGGCTGATGTGAACAGAATATAAACTAACAGAACAGAATTGTGTATTCAGCCTGCCTGGTAAAGGAGATGTTTTTCAGCAGTCTGTTGAGTAGCAATCAATGATTTGTAAATATCACCCTCAATAGAGTGGGGACTCCTTTCTCCTAATAACACTGACAGACACAAAAACAATTAATAAAAAGCTCAAGGAGATTTTTGACAATAATCTGCCTCTTGGGAGCCTTCAGAGCCACCTCCTCTGTGTGTCCAGCAAGGGGCACTGGGCAAGCCTGTTGGAACCAATAAATCAAACTTTCCCTGGCTGAGATCTCTTCCAGCAATTATCTGATGGGCTTGGACCTTAATTAGCAGCTCTTGTCTCTCAGTCTGAATGGTGTCAGGTCACTGAGAGTAATGCCAACCAGGATGTTTTGAGTTGTTGTCTCCAAACCAGAAGTGTGACAGGGCACTCACCAGTCCCTCCCAGATCAGGTGTGAGTGTGCTCTGCCTACAACctgagaaatgggaaaaacagaaatttgCTTTTGCTCCAGCTGTGAATCAGGGGGAGAATTCACTTGAATTCAGGAGTGAAAATGCATTTGGAAACTTCCCTTTACTGACTGCCCTTTCTCACTGCAACACtgagtgtcactgtcatattttctggaaaaatccctttgcccaggattcttctcctgggaagctgagaagcctcagagaaaaatgaaaaaaaaaaatctcatttgcttctcctgtgttttgctgctttggaatgtgtttggagattgtttatccagcAGGTGGTTGTTtaattggtttcatgtgaatgaAGCCCCAAAGCAGATAGCCTCCAAGAAACaatgagttaaaacatagaatgtgaggcatttgaagaagACATAATATTAGGAAACACATAGAGCAATTAATCAGCTAAAGCATGAAACACAAGGACAGGAAGGAGATAGGGATAGGGGGAACTGATGGGCtaagcatgttcagagccaacaatgtcaaactgaccctaagaactttgccaagctatagagaccaagccaagtacaccgggaattaaccaaattagggaagaggttcaaaagtttaaagaggaagactcaTCGGAAAGACCCCGTCTATGAtgaaggcaacaggaacgaCCACCTGAGAATTCCCCAAAAGAGATGTCTCCACCTACGCTCCGCCCACGCTCCGCCTACACCACGCCccatatgaatatgcatgatTATGTATCTGATCTGATGTAATCCTATACACAAAATTGTATATAAGGCTTGCCTTTGCTATGTGAACTCAGAAATCCATTTCGTGATTTCTCCGACGCGTcgtaataaaatacctcctgcttatctgacttaggctgagtctcttaagcagttattttcgccttttggggcaaaattcggcatcattTTCTGGCGACCCAGATGGGACCAGACAGGAGATCCGGGCCCTGAGGTCCTCCCGGGCCGGGTCCGGGGTCGGGATTCTCTGGGCGCCCCTGACGAATTTTTGTCAAGAAGAGACCCCCCCCTGGACTGGCGCCTTGGTGGACGGAGGgttccctgcatctcctgcttcaattaagaggtattttaattgtttattggTTCTATTGGTAAGGAAACGGGGGTCAGACGTGACCGCCCGAAGGGAAAGCTGGGGGACGCCCCGGTAACGAATCCCATTGGGTTGCTAGCGTTGGGTTGCTAGCATTGGTTTGCCAGGGTTGTTGCTAGCATTGGTTTGCCAGGAGATTCCCGGCAttgtttttgtaaagaaaaggacaaaagtcCTGCTGAAAGAAGTGTTTGTTTATCTTGGTATTTTTTTGGTCTGTATGGGAAACTGTTTTAACATTGTGTTTGATGTTGTAATACTGTGAATTAAGGGTTAAGAACTGAAACTGCTATCTGAAGAGGTCTGTCAGCCGGTGATCTTTTGTGTCTGTTCTATGTGTTTGTGGCAAAatcttacagaaaatattttgctgctcTCTCTATAATTTTTAGAAGAGAATAAGTTGATAGATATTCGGAAGAAAATTGTGACCTCCTGCAATTGTTACACTGTCTACGGTTGCGATTGCACGAATCTGGCAAACTGGTGTCTCACGGTCTGTAGGTGACCTCGCGTGACCAAACCCGGTAACAGTCTGTTTTGATATAGACCATAAGGTAGGAATTCCTTTATAAAGGTGTGAGTGTATGGTTGAGAGTGAATGAGACGCAGCATCGCTGCGGCGCGAGAAGCTAGGACAAAAGCGACTGAAAATTGTGTGAAGTGTTAAAACCAACACAGGGAATAACTATGGGAAGTCAACAGAGTAAGGACGTAAATATGAAAACCCCCTTAGGATGTATCCTAAGACACTGGAAGGATTTGGGAGGGATCCCGGGGGGAAACATAAGTAAAAAGACACTCCTTAAATATTGTACGCAGTGGTGGCCGTTGTACAAGCTAGATGACAATGAGAAATGGCCGCCGGAGGGAACAACTAATTATAATACTATTTTGCAATTGATGCTTTTCCTTCGCCGACTTAACAAATGGGATGAAGTGATGTATGCTGACATGTTCTTTACCCTAAGAAATAAACCGGAGTGGCAAAAAGAGTGCGGGGTAAATGTAGCACCTCAGGACCCCCTAGTGCTAGCCCTGGAAAAAGATAAGAAAGGTTCAAAGCCTAAAGAACGGTGCTGTGATGCATGTAGCATTGGGCAGCAATGTCTTAAATTGACAAGAAGGGATAGTGGAAAGGAGAGCGAAATAAGCCTGTGGGAATACCATCCATTCGCCCCAGGACGGGAAGGGCCTCTTCCCAGGCCAAGGGAGGAACAAGGGGATCCTAGCCCCTTAAAGGAGCTGGAACGATGGTGGAAATCTAAGTTTGGGCACAGTCCTCAGAAACTAGATAACACTTGGGAGGAGGATAGCCCATTAAAATCGGGGATGGATAAGAAGGAAAGCAGCCCGCAGGGACCAGATAGTCCACAGGGGTCGGGAAGCTACAAGGATGTTGACAGCCCACCCAGATTAGAAGTTGAGAGGGAAGAAGGCAGCCCACATGGAACAGAGAGTCGAGGGGAGACACGCAGCCTCCCCGAACTAAGTCCATATGGGGATGGTAGTACACCCAAAAGTGGAGGTTTTGGGAAATCAGGTACCTGTAGAATAGAAACTAGCACACCGAGGACTGGGGATAACTCACTGGGAGGCAACGTCTCTAAGCTAAGGTATAGTGAGAAAAATGACACTGAGACATGCGAAAGGGAGGTAGAGAACAACTCACAGAAGCTGAATATAATAATTCAGATAGAGGATAAGAGAGATGGAAGGGGAACAGAAGATGAGGACAGTAGCCCGGAACAGGATAGGCGCCGGCAGATGCGGGAAGAAAGGCGACAGATGCAGAGCGAGGCGCGGCTGGACTGTGTAAACCATGCCAGGGGGGTAGTAGGAAAAGAGTTAACAGAAATAGAGGGTGAAGATGaagaacagggaaagggaaagagaaaagagaaaagaaagaataggGAAGACATTGAGGCACAGGAAGATCCTGGGGAAGGGACTAGTCATTCGTATTATACCAGATCTGTGGCACGGagggaagcaaagcaagaagAGGAACGGAACCATACAATAGCTCCTCTCCGACAACTTATGCCGATGGTAGGAGAAAGGACCAGGGTAAAGGTACCGTTCTCCACAAGTGATCTGAACAATTGGAGGGATGAGGCAAGGAACTTCAAGAGGAATCCAGAGGGAGTAGCGAAGAGGTTTGAATTAATGGCAAGGAATTTAGATATTGATTGGGAAGATATAGAGGTGATGTTGTCAGAATTGACAGATACAGAGAGGGAACTCGTATTGGAAACAGGAAAACGACATGCTCAAGTATTATCAGGGAGACTAGAAGATAATTTCCCCAGTAGTAAACCAGAATGGGATCCGGGCAACGAAGAGCACTATCGACGATTGGTGCAGTACAGAAAGCTGATAGCGATGGGCTTGCGTAATGCGATCCCTAAGGCTATCAATTGGTCGATGTTATATGACATTaggcagggaaaggatgagACCCCGTCAGAGTTTTTGGATAGACTTAGGGCAGCCATGAGACAATACACACCCCTG
This genomic interval from Ammospiza nelsoni isolate bAmmNel1 chromosome 8, bAmmNel1.pri, whole genome shotgun sequence contains the following:
- the LOC132076147 gene encoding uncharacterized protein LOC132076147; the protein is MGSQQSKDVNMKTPLGCILRHWKDLGGIPGGNISKKTLLKYCTQWWPLYKLDDNEKWPPEGTTNYNTILQLMLFLRRLNKWDEVMYADMFFTLRNKPEWQKECGVNVAPQDPLVLALEKDKKGSKPKERCCDACSIGQQCLKLTRRDSGKESEISLWEYHPFAPGREGPLPRPREEQGDPSPLKELERWWKSKFGHSPQKLDNTWEEDSPLKSGMDKKESSPQGPDSPQGSGSYKDVDSPPRLEVEREEGSPHGTESRGETRSLPELSPYGDGSTPKSGGFGKSGTCRIETSTPRTGDNSLGGNVSKLRYSEKNDTETCEREVENNSQKLNIIIQIEDKRDGRGTEDEDSSPEQDRRRQMREERRQMQSEARLDCVNHARGVVGKELTEIEGEDEEQGKGKRKEKRKNREDIEAQEDPGEGTSHSYYTRSVARREAKQEEERNHTIAPLRQLMPMVGERTRVKVPFSTSDLNNWRDEARNFKRNPEGVAKRFELMARNLDIDWEDIEVMLSELTDTERELVLETGKRHAQVLSGRLEDNFPSSKPEWDPGNEEHYRRLVQYRKLIAMGLRNAIPKAINWSMLYDIRQGKDETPSEFLDRLRAAMRQYTPLDPATEEGKQHLLGLMMGQSNPDIRKKLQKLEHPENKNLEALLNEAWKVYNNREVEEKKREDRRIARVVAVAVAAQKTGHSEPGTRGRGRGYPVRGGGRFQPHPARVGPDQCAYCLQTGHWKQECPQLKRRLMVTTTTTQQESE